The following coding sequences lie in one Azospirillum humicireducens genomic window:
- a CDS encoding ATP-binding protein — MDAALPDTPAEPALRSFSMLRNRVPADMAARIFSRFDGTGVGTDGLPDAAVTARPVVEAQLVERADRDRLRAAFDRSSFLTVELGEGTDECEALLDDWSGAPAAEHPRLPGFYLSLTTGSAYGLQCPVLVCDELVRRGALDPQRRSNVELCLHEAVANAIVHGNLGLSSAVKGEPGGYRRFSEMMRDRLGDPAVGRRRLDIFCRWTDHSIAIAVVDQGGGFDTELAPATTGNKARSGRGFVFMRTLASRVTVTDGGRCTVLQFDR, encoded by the coding sequence ATGGACGCCGCCCTTCCCGACACCCCGGCCGAACCGGCGCTCCGTTCCTTCAGCATGCTGCGCAACCGCGTGCCGGCGGACATGGCTGCCCGGATCTTCTCCCGCTTCGACGGCACCGGGGTTGGGACGGACGGCCTTCCGGACGCTGCGGTGACCGCCCGTCCGGTGGTCGAGGCCCAGTTGGTGGAGAGGGCGGACCGCGACCGGCTGCGCGCCGCCTTCGACCGCAGTTCCTTTCTGACGGTGGAGCTGGGGGAGGGAACGGACGAGTGCGAGGCCCTGCTCGACGATTGGTCGGGTGCGCCGGCGGCGGAACATCCGCGCCTGCCCGGATTCTATCTGTCGCTGACCACCGGCAGCGCCTATGGCCTGCAATGCCCGGTCCTGGTCTGCGACGAGCTGGTGCGGCGCGGGGCGCTCGATCCGCAACGCCGGTCCAACGTGGAGCTTTGCCTGCACGAAGCGGTCGCCAACGCCATCGTCCACGGCAATCTGGGCCTTTCGAGCGCGGTCAAGGGCGAGCCCGGCGGCTATCGCCGCTTCAGCGAAATGATGCGCGACCGGCTGGGCGACCCTGCCGTGGGGCGCCGGCGGTTGGACATCTTCTGCCGCTGGACCGATCACAGCATCGCCATCGCCGTGGTGGACCAGGGCGGCGGTTTCGATACCGAACTGGCTCCTGCGACCACCGGCAACAAGGCGCGGTCGGGCCGCGGCTTCGTCTTCATGCGCACGCTTGCCTCCCGTGTGACGGTGACCGACGGCGGGCGTTGCACCGTCCTGCAGTTCGACCGCTGA
- a CDS encoding PP2C family protein-serine/threonine phosphatase encodes MPVPGLSLSDCRVLIVDDNEFNRKSLALVIRRAGITDIAFAENGREGLAAVDRFRPDLVLLDVDMPVMNGLEMCEALRRSATHEELPVLFQTALDSDEEQVRCFEAGGSDFISKPIKPGECVARVRHQLEKRKLFNDLATFRERVQRELSHARAMQTSLLPEKRRLAEVADRYGLTLDAHFETSSELGGDFWGLYPLGDRRLGLLMVDFAGHGITAAINTFRLHTLIDRFPMHHVAPSQWLAQLNAALKDVLPTGQFATAFFGILDLATDTLTFAAAGSPNPVLGTPAGMKGDGPDIRLLDSAGLVLGASRRAQYVDHSFRLARGGFLFLYSDALIECGGDDLGPLGQDAVPDFVRAALAKDRIHPLGPMMDSFYSRIRLPLRDDLTAVWVARRA; translated from the coding sequence ATGCCCGTGCCTGGCCTGTCGCTGTCGGATTGCCGTGTCCTGATCGTCGACGACAACGAATTCAACCGCAAATCCCTTGCCCTTGTGATCCGCCGTGCCGGCATCACCGACATCGCCTTTGCCGAGAACGGGCGCGAAGGGCTGGCCGCGGTCGACCGGTTCCGTCCCGATCTCGTGCTGCTCGACGTCGATATGCCGGTGATGAACGGCTTGGAGATGTGCGAGGCATTGCGCCGCAGCGCGACGCATGAGGAGCTGCCGGTCCTGTTCCAAACCGCGCTGGACAGCGATGAGGAGCAGGTGCGCTGTTTCGAGGCGGGTGGCAGCGATTTCATCTCCAAGCCGATCAAGCCCGGCGAATGCGTGGCCCGTGTCCGCCATCAGCTGGAAAAGCGCAAGCTGTTCAACGATCTTGCCACCTTTCGGGAGAGGGTGCAGCGGGAGCTGTCGCACGCCCGCGCCATGCAGACTTCGCTTCTGCCGGAAAAACGGCGGCTGGCGGAGGTGGCCGACCGCTATGGCCTGACCCTGGACGCCCATTTCGAGACCTCCTCGGAGTTGGGTGGCGATTTCTGGGGGCTCTATCCGCTGGGCGACCGGCGGCTCGGGCTTCTGATGGTCGATTTCGCCGGGCATGGCATCACCGCGGCGATCAACACCTTCCGCCTGCACACCCTGATCGACCGCTTTCCCATGCATCATGTGGCGCCGTCGCAATGGCTGGCGCAACTGAACGCGGCGCTGAAGGACGTGCTGCCGACGGGACAGTTCGCCACCGCCTTCTTCGGCATCCTCGACCTTGCCACCGATACGCTGACCTTCGCCGCGGCGGGGTCGCCCAACCCGGTGCTGGGAACGCCGGCCGGCATGAAGGGCGACGGGCCGGACATCCGGCTGCTCGATTCGGCCGGTCTGGTTCTGGGCGCCTCGCGGCGGGCACAGTATGTCGACCATAGCTTCCGCTTGGCCCGTGGTGGCTTCCTGTTCCTCTACAGCGACGCACTGATCGAATGCGGCGGCGACGATCTCGGCCCGCTGGGGCAGGATGCCGTGCCCGACTTTGTGCGGGCCGCGCTGGCCAAGGATCGTATCCACCCGCTCGGCCCGATGATGGACAGCTTCTACTCCCGCATCCGCCTGCCGCTGCGCGACGACCTGACCGCCGTTTGGGTGGCAAGGCGGGCGTAG
- a CDS encoding STAS domain-containing protein, whose protein sequence is MDFKTIRTDAVPEIRLSGRMEFTDHDRLVEIVTQLRDLGGSRVVLDLSGLEFIDSAGLGMLLILQEEAESLNTKLIVRGAAGDVKRSIELARLSEIITFEH, encoded by the coding sequence ATGGATTTCAAGACGATCAGAACCGATGCGGTGCCCGAGATCCGGCTGTCCGGTCGGATGGAGTTCACCGACCACGACCGTCTGGTCGAAATCGTGACCCAGCTGCGGGATCTGGGAGGAAGCCGGGTCGTGCTCGACCTGTCGGGGCTTGAATTCATCGACTCCGCCGGCCTCGGCATGCTGCTGATCCTGCAGGAGGAGGCCGAGAGCCTGAACACCAAGCTGATCGTCCGTGGAGCGGCCGGCGACGTGAAGCGGTCGATCGAGCTTGCCCGCCTGTCAGAGATCATCACCTTCGAACATTGA
- a CDS encoding NAD kinase has translation MTDPAAMQPALLQSADAQAPLLPAPDALRIAFACADTDEARAARTRLVHRYGNAMPDEADVIVALGGDGFLLETLHRALTRDRERPTPVYGMNRGSVGFLLNAYREEDLAERIVASQHVRLHPLRMIATRVNGERVEALGINEVSLLRETRQAAKLRITIDGVVRLPELICDGALVATPAGSTAYNLSAHGPIVPLNAGVLALTPISAFRPRRWRGALLPHAARITFDVMEESKRPVSAVADFTEVREVLQVEVQECREVGLTLLFDPELNFEERILKEQFAP, from the coding sequence TGCGCAGGCACCCTTGCTGCCCGCGCCCGACGCGCTGCGCATCGCCTTCGCCTGCGCCGACACGGACGAGGCCCGCGCCGCCCGCACACGGCTGGTCCACCGCTACGGCAACGCCATGCCCGACGAGGCCGACGTGATCGTGGCACTGGGCGGCGATGGCTTCCTGCTGGAAACGCTGCACCGGGCGCTCACCCGTGATCGCGAACGGCCGACACCGGTCTACGGCATGAACCGCGGTTCGGTCGGTTTTCTGCTGAACGCCTACCGTGAGGAGGATTTGGCGGAGCGCATCGTGGCGTCGCAGCATGTCCGGCTGCATCCGCTGCGCATGATCGCCACCAGGGTGAATGGCGAGCGGGTGGAGGCGCTGGGCATCAACGAGGTCTCGCTTCTGCGCGAGACACGGCAGGCGGCCAAGCTGCGCATCACCATCGACGGGGTGGTGCGGCTGCCGGAACTGATCTGCGACGGCGCCCTGGTGGCGACGCCGGCCGGCAGCACCGCCTACAACCTGTCGGCCCACGGCCCCATCGTGCCGCTGAATGCCGGAGTCCTGGCCCTGACCCCGATCAGCGCCTTCCGCCCAAGGCGCTGGCGCGGCGCCCTGCTGCCCCACGCCGCCCGCATCACCTTCGACGTCATGGAAGAGTCGAAGCGCCCGGTCAGCGCCGTCGCCGACTTCACCGAAGTGCGCGAGGTTCTTCAGGTCGAGGTGCAGGAATGCCGCGAGGTCGGCCTGACCCTGCTGTTCGACCCGGAGCTGAATTTCGAGGAACGCATCCTGAAGGAGCAGTTCGCGCCCTAA